A stretch of the Archangium violaceum genome encodes the following:
- a CDS encoding response regulator: protein MTDQLYTTHDISRLLQVDPSTVSKWIDRGILMAFRTPGGHRRVRSADLRTFLITHQMPVPEELGSSTVRLLVVDDERQVLDAIKRAFKPYANQVELQTTTSGVEALLLVSEQKPHGMLIDLNMPDIDGIEVCRRIRARKQMEGVRLITMTSAHSPEVVESSKQAGAVACLPKPLDVQQVLDLFRVPLALGANTAVKR from the coding sequence ATGACGGATCAGCTCTACACGACCCACGACATCAGCCGGTTGCTCCAGGTGGACCCGTCCACGGTGAGCAAGTGGATCGACCGCGGCATCCTCATGGCGTTCCGGACGCCGGGTGGCCACCGGCGCGTGCGCTCGGCGGATCTCCGCACGTTCCTCATCACCCACCAGATGCCGGTGCCCGAGGAGCTGGGCAGCAGCACCGTGCGGCTGCTGGTGGTGGATGACGAGCGGCAGGTGCTCGATGCCATCAAGCGTGCCTTCAAGCCCTACGCGAATCAGGTGGAGCTGCAGACGACCACCAGCGGCGTCGAGGCGCTGCTGCTGGTGAGCGAGCAGAAGCCGCACGGCATGCTCATCGACCTGAACATGCCGGACATCGACGGTATCGAGGTGTGCCGCCGCATCCGCGCCCGCAAGCAGATGGAGGGCGTGCGGCTCATCACCATGACGTCCGCCCACTCGCCCGAGGTGGTGGAGAGTTCGAAGCAGGCGGGCGCCGTGGCGTGCCTGCCCAAGCCGCTGGACGTGCAGCAGGTGCTCGACCTCTTCCGCGTGCCGCTGGCCCTCGGGGCCAACACCGCCGTCAAGCGCTAG
- a CDS encoding KdsC family phosphatase, whose translation MTELPPKPSRDELTERAARVRLLVFDVDGVLTDGGLYYGDGGELMKRFDVKDGHGLVMARMAGLSTSILTARTSSIVEVRGLELGVTAVLQGRKNKAAGFRELLAQFEVSPEECAYMGDDVNDLAPLSMAGLSACPADAAPEVRQEVHYVARSRGGHGAARELVELCLKASGRWEATVQHMRDPDALQAVKL comes from the coding sequence ATGACGGAGCTGCCGCCCAAACCGAGCAGGGACGAGCTGACGGAGCGCGCGGCACGCGTCCGTCTGCTCGTCTTCGACGTGGACGGAGTGCTCACGGACGGTGGCCTGTACTACGGTGACGGCGGCGAGCTGATGAAACGCTTCGACGTCAAGGACGGCCACGGTCTGGTGATGGCGAGGATGGCGGGGTTGAGCACCTCCATCCTCACCGCGCGCACGTCCTCCATCGTGGAGGTGCGTGGGCTCGAGCTGGGAGTCACCGCCGTCCTCCAGGGTCGCAAGAACAAGGCCGCGGGTTTCCGTGAACTGTTGGCCCAGTTCGAGGTCTCTCCCGAGGAATGCGCGTACATGGGAGACGACGTCAACGACCTGGCCCCCTTGAGCATGGCGGGCCTGTCGGCCTGCCCCGCGGATGCCGCCCCCGAAGTACGTCAGGAAGTGCATTACGTGGCGCGGAGCCGGGGTGGACACGGCGCCGCACGCGAGCTGGTCGAGCTGTGCTTGAAGGCATCGGGACGGTGGGAGGCCACCGTTCAACACATGAGGGACCCTGATGCCCTACAAGCTGTCAAGTTGTGA
- the kdsA gene encoding 3-deoxy-8-phosphooctulonate synthase: MSQTIELCGHKVGPGQKLFVIAGPDSIESEEMALRHAKLLKEMTSRLGVPYAFKCSYDKANRTSGKSFRGPGLKEGLRILARVKREVGVPILTDVHETSHVGPAAEVVDIIQIPAFLCRQTDLVEAVARTGKGVNLKKGQFVAPKDIVHSARKAVETGNPNVLVTERGATFGYNNLVVDMRGFLQMREAGLVVCFDATHSVQLPSAGNGETAGERKFVSLLARSAAAAGIDALFTEVHEDPDRALCDGPCSLNPQMFEDVLRQVLAIRRALGHEPA; this comes from the coding sequence ATGAGCCAGACCATCGAGCTGTGCGGCCACAAGGTGGGCCCGGGCCAGAAGCTCTTCGTCATCGCCGGCCCGGACAGCATCGAGTCCGAGGAGATGGCGCTGCGGCACGCGAAGCTCCTCAAGGAGATGACGTCGCGGCTGGGCGTGCCGTATGCCTTCAAGTGCTCCTACGACAAGGCCAACCGCACCAGCGGCAAGTCCTTCCGGGGGCCCGGCCTGAAGGAGGGCCTGCGCATCCTCGCCCGCGTCAAGCGCGAGGTGGGCGTGCCCATCCTCACGGACGTCCACGAGACGAGCCACGTGGGCCCCGCCGCCGAGGTGGTGGACATCATCCAGATTCCCGCCTTCCTGTGCCGCCAGACGGACCTGGTGGAGGCGGTGGCGCGCACCGGCAAGGGCGTCAACCTCAAGAAGGGCCAGTTCGTCGCGCCCAAGGACATCGTCCACTCGGCGCGCAAGGCCGTGGAGACGGGCAACCCCAACGTGCTCGTCACCGAGCGCGGCGCCACCTTCGGCTACAACAACCTGGTGGTGGACATGCGCGGCTTCCTGCAGATGCGCGAGGCCGGGCTCGTCGTGTGCTTCGACGCCACCCACTCCGTGCAGCTGCCCTCGGCCGGCAACGGCGAGACGGCGGGTGAGCGCAAATTCGTCTCCCTGCTGGCCCGGTCCGCCGCCGCCGCCGGAATAGACGCGCTTTTCACGGAAGTGCATGAAGACCCGGATCGTGCCCTGTGCGACGGTCCGTGCTCGCTCAATCCCCAGATGTTCGAGGACGTGCTACGTCAGGTGCTCGCCATCCGGCGGGCGCTGGGACATGAGCCGGCGTAG